From a single Lolium rigidum isolate FL_2022 chromosome 7, APGP_CSIRO_Lrig_0.1, whole genome shotgun sequence genomic region:
- the LOC124670010 gene encoding peroxidase 2-like has translation MKLSVILLCALVAVQAALLAAPSAEASGLRVGYYNKKCKGVEAVVKGHIIRAMKKNPRVGAALVRLVFHDCFVRGCDGSVLLDKSAQNPHPEKEAPANIGLAAFDILEMIKADIEKKCPGVVSCSDILVYAARDATKILSKGHINYEVPAGRLDGMVSSASEAQAELPDSTFTAQQLIDNFARKNFDVEELVILSGAHSIGMAHCSSFKGRLTAPADQITPAYRNLLNDKCGQRSNPRVVNNVRDEDYNTVSKYMPGFKSRVRKIRDLFDNSYYHNNLARIVSFNSDWVLMTHKEARGHVHEYADNATLWNDDFGESMIKLSKLSMPAGSKGGIRKKCSIVSHPLH, from the exons ATGAAGCTCTCGGTGATTCTCCTGTGTGCCCTGGTTGCCGTCCAGGCCGCGCTGCTTGCAGCGCCATCGGCAGAGGCTAGCGGGCTGAGGGTCGGCTACTACAACAAGAAATGTAAGGGCGTGGAGGCCGTCGTCAAAGGCCACATCATCCGGGCTATGAAGAAGAACCCCCGTGTCGGCGCCGCTCTTGTCCGGCTCGTATTCCATGACTGCTTCGTTAGG GGGTGCGATGGCTCCGTCCTCCTTGACAAGTCCGCCCAAAACCCTCACCCGGAGAAGGAGGCGCCGGCGAACATCGGGCTCGCCGCCTTCGACATCCTTGAGATGATCAAGGCCGACATCGAGAAGAAGTGCCCCGGCGTGGTATCCTGCTCCGACATACTTGTCTACGCTGCCCGTGACGCCACCAAAATCCTCAGCAAGGGCCACATCAACTACGAAGTCCCCGCCGGCCGTCTCGATGGCATGGTCTCCTCGGCCTCTGAGGCCCAAGCGGAGCTCCCGGACTCCACCTTCACCGCCCAGCAGCTTATCGACAACTTCGCCCGCAAGAACTTCGACGTCGAGGAGCTCGTCATCCTCTCCGGCGCTCACTCCATCGGCATGGCACACTGCTCGTCCTTCAAAGGCCGTCTCACTGCGCCTGCAGACCAGATCACCCCGGCCTACCGCAACCTGCTCAATGACAAGTGCGGCCAGAGAAGCAACCCGCGCGTGGTGAACAACGTCCGCGACGAGGACTACAACACCGTCTCCAAGTACATGCCAGGGTTCAAGAGCCGGGTGCGCAAGATCAGGGACCTGTTCGACAActcctactaccacaacaacctcGCTAGGATCGTCAGCTTCAACTCCGACTGGGTGCTGATGACGCACAAGGAGGCGCGGGGCCACGTCCATGAGTACGCTGACAATGCCACGCTCTGGAACGACGACTTCGGCGAATCCATGATCAAGCTCAGCAAGCTATCCATGCCGGCCGGGAGCAAGGGCGGGATCAGGAAGAAGTGTAGCATCGTCAGCCACCCCCTGCACTAA